Proteins found in one Triticum urartu cultivar G1812 chromosome 4, Tu2.1, whole genome shotgun sequence genomic segment:
- the LOC125554412 gene encoding uncharacterized protein LOC125554412, which translates to MGAALSQPEGNGVEDNAMPDLEIGRSTISNILQSVLPFASPPSVAQLVRSLWGLGSLTLVLSLTTVLHLPAAGPVFGHYREAYYTILATVLLVVVPVELGTAFFLPRCNNRGRLLSFATGLLPCAFVLLLVVISSRNAIL; encoded by the exons ATGGGGGCCGCACTGTCCCAACCTGAGGGCAACGGCGTCGAGGACAACGCCATGCCCGACCTGGAGATCGGTCGATCCACCATAAGCAACATTCTGCAGTCAGTTCTACCGTTTGCTTCCCCGCCATCGGTAGCGCAGCTCGTGCGTTCGCTGTGGGGGCTGGGCTCCCTCACCCTTGTTTTGTCCTTGACCACTGTGCTCCACCTGCCAGCTGCAGGGCCCGTCTTCGGGCACTACAGGGAAGCCTATTACACCATTCTCGCGACCGTCCTCCTTGTCGTTGTGCCGGTGGAGCTGGGGACCGCCTTTTTCTTGCCACGCTGCAACAACAGGGGCCGACTCCTCAGCTTTGCCACAGGGCTATTGCCCTGCGCATTCGTGctgctcctcgtcgtcatctcg TCCAGGAATGCTATCCTTTGA
- the LOC125553189 gene encoding monothiol glutaredoxin-S7, chloroplastic-like yields the protein MAAAAPSATALAGAALPLPLSARPQPARFSAVALPRTAPPPPALRLRSVRRLAAAEGPPAGMKETLDKVVSAHKVVLFMKGTKDFPQCGFSHTVVQILRSLDVPFETLDVLANEALRQGLKDYSSWPTFPQLYIDGEFFGGCDITLEAYKSGELQETLEKAMCS from the exons atggccgccgccgccccctccgccACGGCGCTCGCCGGCGCGGCCCTCCCGCTCCCCCTCTCCGCGCGACCTCAACCCGCTCGGTTCTCCGCGGTGGCCCTCCCCCGGACGGCCCCTCCTCCCCCGGCCCTGCGGCTCCGGTCGGTGCGGCGCCTGGCGGCGGCCGAGGGGCCCCCGGCGGGCATGAAGGAGACGCTGGACAAGGTGGTGTCGGCGCACAAGGTGGTGCTGTTCATGAAGGGGACCAAGGACTTCCCGCAGTGCGGCTTCTCCCACACCGTCGTGCAGATCCTGCGCTCCCTCGACGTGCCCTTCGAGACGCTCGACGTGCTTGCTAACGAGGCCCTCCGCCAGGGGCTCAAGGACTACTCCAGCTGGCCCACCTTCCCGCAGCTCTACATCGACGGCGAGTTCTTCGGCGGATGCGACATCACCCTCG AGGCATACAAGAGTGGGGAACTGCAGGAGACGCTGGAGAAAGCAATGTGCTCTTAG
- the LOC125553190 gene encoding elongation factor Tu, mitochondrial-like encodes MAAAAVLRGGSRRVLAYPALRAAVISGPAALPDVPAAAGPQPPPPSPLAAGLWARSMATFTRTKPHVNVGTIGHVDHGKTTLTAAITKVLAEAGSAKAVAFDEIDKAPEEKARGITISTAHVEYETAKRHYAHVDCPGHADYVKNMITGAAQMDGGILVVSAPDGPMPQTKEHILLARQVGVPSLVCFLNKVDAVEDEELLELVEMELRELLSFYKFPGDDIPIIRGSALSALNGTNEEIGKNAILKLMDAVDSYIPDPVRVLDKSFLMPIEGIFSIQGRGTVVTGRIEQGVIKTGEDVEVIGLTESGPVKTTVTGVEMFKKMMDHGEAGDNVGLLLRGLKRGDVERGQVVCKPGTVKTYKKFEAEIYVLTKDEGGRHTAFFSNYSPQFYFRTADICGKIELPPDVKMVMPGDNVTAIFELMLPVPLEPGLRFALREGGRTVGAGVVAKVMS; translated from the exons atgGCCGCCGCCGCAGTGCTCCGGGGCGGCTCCCGCCGCGTCCTCGCCTACCCGGCCCTCCGCGCCGCCGTGATCTCCGGCCCCGCCGCGCTCCCCGACGTGCCCGCGGCCGCCGggccccagccgccgccgccctcgccgctgGCCGCTGGCCTATGGGCGAGGTCCATGGCCACCTTCACCCGCAC GAAGCCCCACGTCAACGTCGGCACCATCGGCCACGTCGACCACGGCAAGACCACGCTCACCGCCGCCATCACCAAG GTGCTGGCGGAGGCTGGGAGCGCCAAGGCGGTGGCGTTCGACGAGATCGACAAGGCTCCCGAGGAGAAAGCCAGAGGAATCACCATCTCCACG GCTCATGTCGAGTATGAGACCGCTAAGAGGCACTATGCTCACGTGGACTGTCCAGGGCACGCCGATTATGTCAAG AACATGATCACTGGTGCTGCTCAAATGGATGGTGGTATTCTTGTTGTGTCAGCTCCTGATGGCCCCATGCCACAAACTAAGGAGCATATTCTTCTAGCTCGACAG GTTGGCGTGCCATCACTTGTTTGTTTCTTAAACAAAGTTGATGCTGTTGAAGATGAAGAGCTACTAGAACTTGTGGAGATGGAGCTTCGAG AGCTCCTCAGTTTCTACAAGTTCCCAGGCGATGATATTCCTATCATCCGTGGATCTGCCTTGTCAGCCTTGAATGGAACAAATGAGGAGATTGGAAAGAATGCTATTTTGAAACTGATGGATGCCGTCGATTCTTACATCCCTGATCCTGTGAGGGTGCTTGATAAGTCTTTCTTGATGCCAATTGAAGGCATTTTCTCAATCCAG GGTCGTGGTACTGTTGTGACTGGACGTATTGAACAGGGGGTAATTAAAACTGGTGAGGATGTTGAGGTCATAGGTTTGACGGAG AGTGGTCCTGTGAAGACTACAGTTACTGGTGTTGAGATGTTCAAAAAGATGATGGATCATGGAGAG GCTGGTGACAATGTTGGTCTTCTTCTCCGTGGTCTTAAGCGTGGTGATGTCGAGCGTGGCCAG GTGGTTTGCAAACCCGGTACTGTGAAGACCTACAAAAAGTTTGAGGCGGAAATTTACGTCCTTACCAAGGATGAAGGTGGTCGCCACACTGCATTCTTCTCGAATTACAGCCCACAATTCTACTTCAGGACAGCTGATATCTGTGGGAAAATCGAGTTGCCTCCGGACGTGAAGATGGTTATGCCTGGTGACAACGTAACCGCAATCTTTGAGTTGATGTTGCCTGTTCCGCTAGAACCAG GTCTAAGATTCGCGCTGAGGGAAGGAGGGAGGACCGTCGGCGCCGGAGTTGTCGCCAAAGTCATGAGCTAA